In Sulfurimonas sp. C5, a single genomic region encodes these proteins:
- a CDS encoding ATP-dependent RecD-like DNA helicase — translation MNDVDKKIFDTNKVIEKNIHKFDDSERGLLSQNILAQLRNLVEYIFLKIYNQRKNLSLEPKYENFRTAEKFVKAIGTLSFLGKFHNLLQISASHYTLDENASERLMLKYYEYLLKIKSFLLKEYDMEVFSNINEFPIKLDKNTQEYYEKIAEKINIPLLSQIHKDRYYIQKIKPFFVNNEVYYEVTFTKSHDRVSKFDRIIAFTNLDITQNYAVHLFIGKGYIEILGKQMPINIIQDWEVSIRPCELDNFARLFGTYIEVRSNHKEYKELMQFLTQTGFSLNEYVIVEQSYYDFIKNKITDGSKIQIFDILDSCRELLLHNRAGSNIIRYLLYIMNNKIIKSQRHNESNSQLSNLLLKWGCIPFEQMPFTTSLINHNPRIYDLFECISYENREHEFLARFIENNTTIKGELFTSMKEVENFDNLNTTIKKYNNLIYRKTQSNRLIELHKDSFLYIKGYKENTLEIIKKLEALSHEGIENYSNFVKSWLEETDHKIDCEDKKKFLKTMFINSKIAMIYGAAGTGKSTMINHISNLFKDHKKIYLAQTNPATDNLERKVDASHCEFMTITKFLYKKNTDTKYPILFLDESSTVSNSDMLAVLNKASFSLLVLVGDIFQIEAIRFGNWFEISKEFLPNNTIFELTKPWRSKNDDLLELWDKVRRLKDDISEHIQRNGYSTNLDESIFENHKDDEIILCLNYDGLYGINNINRFLQANNSNQPIEWGTLIYKVNDPILFNETKRFGDAIYNNLKGKIVDIKILDKQIKFEIEIDKVVTELDTLLHDFEFVSSDSNRSVISFKVNQFKTTDEDDDSSDAIVPFQVAYAVSIHKAQGLEYSSVKIVITDEVEEQITHNIFYTAITRAKEDLKIYWSPETENKILKDLKRRNNQKDVGLLRGIMSS, via the coding sequence ATGAATGATGTTGATAAAAAAATATTCGATACAAATAAAGTTATTGAAAAAAATATACATAAATTTGATGATAGTGAAAGGGGACTACTTTCTCAAAATATCTTAGCACAACTTAGAAATTTAGTTGAATATATATTTTTGAAAATATACAATCAAAGAAAGAATCTATCTCTTGAACCAAAATATGAAAATTTTAGAACAGCAGAAAAATTTGTGAAAGCAATTGGAACACTTAGTTTTTTAGGTAAATTTCATAATTTATTACAAATTTCAGCATCACATTACACTCTTGATGAAAATGCTTCAGAAAGATTAATGCTTAAGTATTATGAATATCTTTTAAAAATAAAGTCATTTTTACTTAAAGAATATGATATGGAAGTTTTTTCTAATATTAATGAGTTTCCTATCAAACTGGATAAAAACACGCAAGAATATTATGAAAAGATTGCAGAAAAAATAAACATTCCTCTACTAAGTCAAATTCATAAAGATAGATACTATATTCAAAAAATCAAACCTTTTTTTGTGAATAATGAAGTTTATTATGAAGTCACCTTTACAAAATCCCATGATAGAGTAAGTAAGTTTGATAGAATAATTGCTTTTACAAACTTAGATATTACTCAAAACTATGCCGTTCATCTTTTTATTGGAAAAGGATATATAGAAATTTTAGGTAAACAAATGCCTATCAATATCATTCAAGATTGGGAAGTATCTATCAGACCTTGTGAACTAGATAATTTTGCAAGACTTTTTGGCACATATATAGAGGTTAGGTCTAATCATAAAGAGTACAAAGAATTAATGCAGTTTTTAACTCAAACAGGATTCAGCCTTAATGAATATGTTATAGTTGAACAAAGTTATTACGACTTTATTAAGAATAAAATAACTGATGGTAGTAAAATACAAATTTTTGATATTTTAGATTCTTGTAGAGAATTATTATTACATAATAGAGCTGGTTCAAATATCATTCGGTATCTTTTATATATTATGAATAATAAAATAATCAAATCACAACGACATAATGAATCCAATTCTCAACTATCTAACTTATTACTTAAATGGGGATGTATTCCTTTTGAACAAATGCCCTTTACGACATCACTAATCAATCATAATCCAAGAATCTATGACTTATTTGAATGTATAAGTTATGAAAATAGAGAACATGAATTTTTAGCAAGGTTTATTGAAAACAATACAACAATCAAAGGAGAACTTTTTACTTCCATGAAAGAAGTAGAAAATTTTGATAATCTAAATACTACGATAAAAAAATATAACAACTTGATTTATAGAAAAACACAATCAAATCGTCTAATTGAATTGCATAAGGATAGTTTTCTCTATATAAAAGGATACAAAGAGAATACTCTAGAAATAATCAAAAAACTAGAAGCACTATCACACGAAGGAATTGAAAACTATTCCAATTTTGTAAAATCTTGGTTAGAAGAGACAGATCATAAAATAGATTGTGAAGACAAAAAGAAATTTTTAAAGACAATGTTTATAAATTCAAAAATAGCTATGATTTATGGGGCTGCTGGAACAGGAAAATCTACAATGATAAATCATATTTCTAATTTGTTTAAAGACCATAAAAAAATTTATTTGGCACAAACAAATCCAGCAACTGATAATTTAGAAAGAAAAGTTGATGCTTCGCATTGTGAATTTATGACGATTACAAAATTTTTATATAAAAAAAATACTGATACTAAATATCCAATATTGTTTTTAGATGAAAGTAGTACAGTAAGTAATTCTGATATGCTTGCTGTTTTAAATAAAGCTTCTTTTTCACTGCTGGTATTAGTTGGTGATATTTTTCAGATAGAAGCTATAAGATTTGGAAATTGGTTCGAAATTTCTAAAGAATTTTTACCTAACAATACAATTTTTGAGCTCACTAAACCATGGAGAAGCAAAAATGATGATTTACTTGAACTATGGGATAAAGTTCGACGTTTAAAAGATGATATTTCAGAGCATATTCAAAGAAATGGGTACTCTACCAATTTAGATGAATCTATTTTTGAAAATCATAAAGATGATGAAATAATACTTTGCTTAAATTATGATGGACTTTATGGAATCAATAATATAAATAGGTTTTTGCAAGCTAATAATTCAAATCAACCTATTGAATGGGGAACTTTAATATATAAAGTGAATGACCCAATTTTATTTAACGAAACAAAAAGATTTGGGGATGCTATATATAATAATTTGAAAGGAAAAATAGTTGATATAAAAATTTTAGATAAACAAATAAAATTTGAAATAGAAATAGATAAAGTAGTAACTGAATTAGATACATTATTGCATGATTTTGAATTTGTAAGTAGTGATAGTAATAGATCAGTTATTAGCTTCAAAGTTAATCAATTTAAAACAACAGATGAGGATGATGATTCATCAGATGCTATAGTTCCATTTCAAGTTGCTTATGCTGTATCTATTCATAAAGCCCAAGGCTTAGAATATAGTTCTGTCAAAATAGTAATCACAGATGAAGTAGAAGAACAAATAACACATAACATCTTTTATACTGC